Proteins from a genomic interval of Hornefia porci:
- a CDS encoding DUF5348 domain-containing protein, with translation MRQGTLIFDEYRDRYDIRFDLAEYYGVLDCGDCLEVFTRGKWKPARMEYGDNWYLAGIRTKDLNGLRVRV, from the coding sequence ATGAGACAGGGAACCTTGATCTTTGACGAATACCGGGATCGCTATGACATCCGCTTTGACCTGGCCGAGTATTACGGCGTGCTGGACTGCGGGGACTGTCTGGAAGTCTTTACCCGCGGTAAGTGGAAGCCCGCCCGCATGGAGTACGGCGACAACTGGTATCTGGCCGGGATCCGGACAAAGGACCTGAACGGGCTCCGGGTACGGGTCTGA
- a CDS encoding arginine repressor yields MRYSRQNKILELIANNEIETQDKLASMLKKEGFDVTQATISRDIKELQLIKVLSASGKYKYAVSTRHDAPISDRFVKIFRETIISFASAQNLIVIKTLSGCGPAAGEAIDCIGLPHVVGSIAGDNTLLLVVDKEEHVEEILSIFNDMLIMKNKK; encoded by the coding sequence ATGCGTTATTCAAGGCAGAACAAAATATTGGAGCTGATTGCCAACAATGAGATTGAAACTCAGGACAAACTGGCAAGTATGCTGAAAAAGGAAGGATTCGACGTTACACAGGCAACAATTTCCAGAGACATCAAGGAGCTGCAGCTGATTAAAGTTCTCTCTGCGAGCGGAAAGTATAAATATGCAGTCAGTACCCGACACGATGCGCCGATTTCGGACCGGTTCGTGAAGATTTTCCGGGAAACCATCATTTCCTTCGCATCGGCGCAGAACCTGATCGTCATCAAGACGCTGTCCGGCTGCGGACCGGCCGCCGGAGAGGCTATCGACTGCATCGGGCTGCCGCACGTCGTGGGCTCTATCGCAGGGGACAACACCCTGCTGCTTGTCGTTGACAAAGAGGAGCACGTTGAGGAGATTCTCTCCATTTTCAACGACATGCTCATTATGAAGAACAAAAAATAA
- a CDS encoding DUF6017 domain-containing protein, with product MAVFRVEKNKGYTVMSNHHLRNRELSLKAKGLLSQMLSLPEDWDYTLAGLSHINRESIDAIRTAVWELEKTGYIRRSQSRDTNGKMAEMIYTIYEQPVLENPTSVKPVLEDPTSDDPVSENPMQLNKEKLITDPKNKDGSNTDSDPFRAPVPSPAKEAAAEPLEGKRTEPNDAYKVYEEIIKDNIEYSFLMQDKQMDRERLNEIVDLILETVCSSRKKIRIAGDDYPAELVKAKFMKLDSEHIRFVLDCMGENTTEIRNIKQYLKAALFNAPSTIDSYYTALVNHDLYGGGAFSRQRSTQPDYSYSGNDSL from the coding sequence ATGGCAGTATTCCGAGTGGAGAAAAACAAGGGCTATACCGTGATGAGCAATCATCACCTGCGAAACAGGGAGCTTTCCCTAAAGGCAAAGGGGCTGCTGTCCCAGATGCTTTCACTTCCGGAGGACTGGGACTATACCCTTGCCGGGCTGTCCCATATCAACCGGGAAAGCATTGACGCGATCCGCACTGCTGTCTGGGAACTGGAAAAGACCGGATATATCCGCCGCAGCCAGAGCCGGGACACAAACGGAAAAATGGCGGAAATGATCTATACCATCTATGAACAGCCGGTGTTGGAAAATCCAACATCGGTAAAACCGGTATTGGAAGATCCGACATCGGATGATCCGGTATCGGAAAATCCAATGCAATTAAATAAAGAGAAACTAATTACCGATCCAAAAAATAAAGATGGATCAAATACCGATTCCGATCCTTTCCGTGCTCCTGTCCCCTCTCCCGCAAAAGAGGCTGCGGCAGAGCCGCTGGAAGGGAAGCGAACGGAACCGAATGACGCCTACAAGGTCTATGAGGAGATCATCAAGGACAACATCGAGTACAGCTTCCTCATGCAGGACAAGCAGATGGACAGGGAACGGCTGAATGAGATCGTTGACCTGATCCTTGAGACCGTCTGTTCCTCAAGAAAAAAGATCCGGATCGCCGGGGATGACTATCCGGCAGAGCTGGTGAAAGCCAAGTTCATGAAGCTGGACAGCGAACATATCCGATTTGTCCTGGACTGCATGGGGGAAAACACGACAGAGATCCGGAACATCAAGCAGTATCTAAAGGCGGCGCTGTTCAACGCCCCGTCCACGATCGACAGCTACTACACCGCACTTGTCAATCACGACCTGTACGGAGGAGGCGCGTTCAGCCGGCAGAGATCCACGCAGCCGGACTATTCCTATAGCGGCAATGACAGCCTGTAA
- the tgt gene encoding tRNA guanosine(34) transglycosylase Tgt yields the protein MTDAITYELLHQDRRTGARRGVIHTPHGDIQTPVFMPVGTQAAVKAMRPEQVREMGAEIILSNTYHLYLRPGHELIREAGGLHRFMNWNRAILTDSGGFQVFSLGQLRKITEEGVRFQSHIDGSRHILTPEKAVEIQNALGSDIMMAFDECAPYPADREYIRDSMERTLRWLERCKAAHRNRERQSLFAIMQGGMYRDLRRECAERMVEMDFPGYAIGGLSVGEPKEQMLEILDDCVDYLPQDRPRYLMGVGTPDYLFEAVERGIDMCDCVEPTRIARHGLATTSRGRINIKNARFERDFSPLDPECDCYTCRNYSRAYIRHVFKAGEMMSAMLLSNHNLHFLINMMAGMRKAIEEDRFTEFKKEFYDKYYGTA from the coding sequence ATGACAGATGCGATAACATATGAACTGCTTCATCAGGACCGGAGGACGGGAGCACGGCGCGGCGTGATTCATACGCCTCACGGCGACATTCAGACTCCGGTCTTCATGCCGGTGGGCACACAGGCCGCGGTCAAGGCGATGCGGCCGGAGCAGGTCAGGGAGATGGGGGCGGAAATCATTCTCTCCAACACGTATCATCTGTATCTGCGGCCGGGGCACGAGCTTATCCGGGAGGCCGGCGGCCTGCACCGCTTTATGAACTGGAACCGCGCGATTCTGACGGACAGCGGCGGATTTCAGGTGTTTTCGCTGGGGCAGCTGCGGAAGATCACCGAGGAGGGCGTGCGCTTTCAGAGTCATATTGACGGTTCACGGCACATTCTGACGCCGGAGAAGGCTGTGGAGATCCAGAACGCACTGGGCTCCGATATCATGATGGCCTTCGATGAATGCGCGCCGTATCCCGCCGACAGAGAATATATCCGGGACTCCATGGAGCGCACACTGCGCTGGCTGGAGAGATGCAAGGCGGCGCACCGGAACAGGGAGCGTCAGTCTTTGTTCGCGATCATGCAGGGCGGCATGTACCGGGATCTCCGCAGGGAATGCGCGGAGCGGATGGTGGAGATGGATTTCCCCGGATACGCCATCGGCGGGCTTTCCGTGGGCGAGCCGAAGGAGCAGATGCTGGAAATTCTGGACGACTGTGTGGATTATCTTCCCCAGGACCGGCCCCGGTATCTGATGGGAGTCGGCACTCCGGATTATCTCTTTGAGGCCGTGGAACGGGGCATTGACATGTGTGACTGTGTGGAGCCTACCCGCATCGCGCGGCACGGTCTGGCCACCACGAGCCGCGGTAGAATCAACATCAAGAACGCCCGGTTTGAGCGCGATTTCAGCCCGCTGGATCCGGAATGCGACTGTTATACCTGCCGGAATTACAGCAGAGCGTACATCCGCCATGTGTTCAAGGCCGGAGAAATGATGTCCGCGATGCTTCTGTCCAATCATAATCTGCACTTCCTGATTAATATGATGGCGGGAATGCGGAAGGCGATTGAGGAAGACCGGTTTACTGAGTTTAAAAAGGAATTCTATGATAAATACTATGGAACAGCATAA
- the ruvC gene encoding crossover junction endodeoxyribonuclease RuvC has product MRILGIDPGYAIMGWSVLDMKGNRFRAVDYGSITTDAGVEMPLRLRHLYSELTAVIERYRPEEASIEELFFNNNAKTVIHVGEARGVAILACVNGGLDVYEYTPLQIKQALVGYGRADKKQVQAMVKTILNLEQVPRPDDTADAVAAAICHGHSAGAVQRLEKLKKRGMKRII; this is encoded by the coding sequence ATGAGAATACTTGGAATCGACCCGGGCTACGCAATCATGGGATGGTCCGTACTGGATATGAAGGGGAACCGCTTCAGAGCCGTTGACTACGGCTCAATTACAACCGATGCGGGAGTGGAGATGCCTCTTCGGCTCCGGCATCTGTATTCGGAGCTTACGGCCGTCATCGAGAGGTACCGCCCGGAGGAAGCGTCCATAGAAGAACTGTTTTTTAATAACAACGCGAAGACGGTAATTCATGTCGGGGAGGCCAGAGGCGTCGCCATATTGGCGTGCGTCAACGGAGGCCTGGACGTGTATGAATATACGCCGCTTCAGATCAAGCAGGCGCTGGTGGGATACGGCCGCGCGGACAAAAAACAGGTTCAGGCCATGGTCAAGACCATTCTGAATCTGGAGCAGGTTCCCAGGCCGGACGATACAGCGGATGCGGTTGCCGCCGCAATCTGCCACGGCCATTCGGCGGGAGCCGTTCAGAGGCTGGAGAAACTGAAAAAGAGAGGAATGAAAAGGATAATATGA
- a CDS encoding helix-turn-helix domain-containing protein codes for MDQGKIGTFLKELRKEKDLTQEDLAEQLNVSNRTISRWETGSNMPDISMLVEIADFYEVSIPEIIDGERKSENMNQETRDTAIKMAEYSKNEVKVGKQKVIGYLMSVFGIFIIVSALAIFPNDSSWGSIYSIIGSIIMVIGIYLTIKPVVVKRSLRILSVIASVVLLFGVFTVSDYIAVSQFHQVPRFRYATYFDSRQPDQLIHKTLFFTVVQKNPGTEYEIVEIVK; via the coding sequence ATGGATCAAGGTAAAATCGGAACTTTCCTTAAAGAACTCCGAAAAGAAAAGGATCTGACGCAAGAGGATTTGGCTGAACAGCTTAACGTTTCCAACAGGACAATATCTCGTTGGGAGACCGGAAGCAATATGCCGGACATCAGTATGCTGGTTGAAATCGCAGATTTTTATGAAGTGAGTATTCCTGAAATTATTGATGGAGAAAGGAAAAGCGAGAATATGAATCAAGAGACAAGAGATACTGCTATTAAAATGGCAGAATACAGCAAAAACGAAGTAAAGGTTGGAAAGCAAAAAGTAATAGGCTATCTGATGTCAGTGTTCGGAATTTTTATTATTGTTTCGGCTTTGGCAATCTTTCCGAATGATAGCAGTTGGGGAAGTATTTATTCCATCATCGGAAGCATTATTATGGTAATTGGAATTTATCTCACGATTAAGCCTGTGGTGGTTAAGAGAAGCCTGCGCATATTGAGTGTTATCGCAAGTGTTGTCCTATTGTTTGGGGTTTTTACTGTTTCAGATTATATTGCCGTATCGCAATTTCATCAGGTACCGAGATTTAGGTACGCGACATATTTCGATTCGCGGCAACCGGATCAGTTAATTCACAAAACGTTATTCTTTACAGTCGTTCAGAAAAATCCTGGAACAGAGTATGAGATAGTCGAAATCGTAAAATGA
- a CDS encoding VirD4-like conjugal transfer protein, CD1115 family produces the protein MNTETLKKWVLPNLPYLFFVYLFDKAAQAFRLAPGVDLSGRLLYLGKGFAAAFASAAPSFHLTDLEVGIAGAVIIRLIVYVKGRNAKKYRKGTEYGSARWGTAADIKPYIDPVFDNNVILTQTERLMMSSRPKDPKYARNKNVLVIGGSGSGKTRFFVKPNLMQLHSSYVVTDPKGTLLVECGQLLQRAKYRIKVLNTINFKKSMKYNPFSYIRSEKDILKLVNTIIANTKGEGEKASEDFWVKAERLYYTALIGYIWYEAPEEEKNFTTLLDMINASEAREDDEDFQNPVDLMFERLAEKDPDHFAVKQYAKYKLAAGKTAKSILISCGARLAPFDIKELRELMETDEMELDTIGDRKTALFVIISDTDDTFNFVVSILYTQLFNLLCDKADDVYGGRLPVHVRCLLDEFANIGQIPKFEKLIATIRSREISASIILQSQSQLKAIYRDNADTIVGNCDSTLFLGGKEKTTLKEISEILGKETIDSFNTGENRGREISHSLNYQKLGKELMTQDEIAVMDGGKCILQLRGVRPFFSDKYDITKHPRYKYLSDYDKKNAFDIETYRKRHPPIVKPDQVFDYYEIDAADLT, from the coding sequence ATGAACACAGAAACGCTGAAAAAATGGGTCCTCCCCAACCTCCCGTATCTGTTCTTTGTCTATCTCTTTGACAAGGCAGCCCAGGCGTTCCGGCTTGCCCCCGGCGTCGATCTCTCCGGCAGGCTCCTCTATCTGGGGAAAGGCTTTGCCGCCGCGTTTGCAAGCGCCGCGCCCAGCTTTCACCTCACGGATCTGGAGGTCGGGATCGCCGGTGCCGTGATCATCCGCCTGATCGTCTATGTCAAGGGCAGGAACGCGAAGAAATATCGGAAAGGAACTGAGTACGGATCGGCCCGATGGGGAACGGCGGCAGATATAAAGCCCTACATCGATCCCGTCTTTGACAACAACGTGATCCTGACCCAGACGGAACGGCTGATGATGAGCAGCCGCCCCAAAGATCCGAAGTACGCAAGGAACAAAAACGTGCTGGTGATCGGCGGAAGCGGAAGCGGCAAGACGAGATTTTTCGTGAAACCCAACCTGATGCAGCTCCATTCCAGCTATGTCGTGACTGACCCGAAAGGGACTTTGCTGGTGGAGTGCGGCCAGCTCTTACAGCGGGCCAAATACCGGATCAAGGTCTTAAATACGATCAATTTCAAAAAGAGCATGAAGTACAACCCCTTTTCGTATATCCGCAGCGAGAAAGACATCCTGAAGCTGGTCAACACCATCATCGCCAACACCAAGGGCGAGGGAGAAAAAGCAAGCGAAGATTTCTGGGTGAAGGCGGAACGCCTCTACTACACGGCGCTGATCGGCTATATCTGGTATGAAGCGCCGGAGGAAGAAAAGAACTTTACAACGCTCCTTGACATGATTAACGCCAGCGAAGCCCGCGAAGATGACGAGGACTTCCAGAATCCCGTCGATCTCATGTTTGAGCGGCTTGCGGAAAAAGACCCGGATCACTTTGCCGTGAAGCAGTATGCCAAGTACAAGCTGGCGGCGGGCAAAACCGCAAAATCCATCCTCATCTCCTGCGGTGCCCGCCTTGCCCCCTTTGACATCAAAGAGCTGCGGGAACTGATGGAAACGGACGAGATGGAGCTGGACACCATCGGCGACAGGAAAACGGCGCTGTTCGTTATCATCTCCGATACCGACGACACCTTCAATTTTGTCGTGAGCATCTTGTACACACAGCTTTTCAATCTCTTGTGTGATAAGGCGGACGACGTGTACGGCGGGAGGCTCCCCGTCCATGTGCGCTGTCTTTTGGACGAGTTCGCGAACATCGGGCAGATCCCAAAGTTTGAAAAGCTGATCGCCACGATCCGAAGCCGGGAGATCTCGGCTTCTATCATCTTGCAGAGCCAGAGCCAGCTAAAAGCCATCTACAGGGACAACGCAGATACCATCGTGGGGAATTGTGACAGCACCTTATTCCTCGGCGGCAAGGAGAAAACGACGCTGAAAGAAATCTCGGAAATTCTCGGCAAGGAGACGATCGACAGCTTCAACACTGGGGAAAACCGGGGCAGGGAGATCTCCCACAGCCTCAACTATCAGAAGTTAGGCAAGGAGCTGATGACGCAGGATGAGATCGCCGTCATGGACGGCGGCAAGTGTATCTTGCAGCTCCGGGGCGTCAGGCCGTTTTTCTCCGACAAGTACGACATCACGAAGCACCCCCGTTACAAGTACCTTTCGGATTACGACAAGAAAAACGCCTTCGACATCGAAACTTACAGGAAGCGCCACCCGCCTATTGTCAAGCCAGATCAAGTCTTTGACTACTACGAGATCGACGCCGCTGATCTTACGTGA
- a CDS encoding cupin domain-containing protein: MILDFNKMPTLKWANFRGGEKDTVVRMYKDTDNRIMFMKLEPGASIGYHRHEDCSEIMYILQGVASAVYDGVEEELQAGMCGYCPKGHSHGMANKGEEDLVFFSVVSEHGAPGGAQEERSRVQNADENKKKKGDTL, encoded by the coding sequence ATGATATTGGATTTTAACAAGATGCCGACGCTGAAATGGGCGAATTTCAGGGGCGGCGAAAAGGATACCGTGGTGCGTATGTACAAGGACACGGATAATCGCATCATGTTTATGAAGCTGGAGCCGGGAGCATCCATCGGATATCACCGGCACGAGGACTGTTCCGAAATCATGTATATCCTGCAGGGCGTGGCCTCTGCGGTATATGACGGCGTGGAGGAGGAACTGCAGGCCGGAATGTGCGGATACTGCCCCAAGGGACATTCACACGGAATGGCGAACAAAGGCGAGGAGGACCTGGTATTCTTCTCGGTGGTGTCGGAGCACGGCGCGCCCGGCGGAGCACAGGAGGAACGGAGCCGCGTTCAGAATGCCGATGAGAACAAAAAGAAAAAAGGGGACACCCTATGA
- the queA gene encoding tRNA preQ1(34) S-adenosylmethionine ribosyltransferase-isomerase QueA — MRIEDFDYELPKELIAQTPEQQRDHCRLMVLNREHGTILHQHFYDILEHLKPTDCLVLNDSRVIPARLFGQKEGTGAHVEFLLSKRIEGDVWETLVRPGRRLKPGDSVSFGEGGLRAEILDYSEGGTRKVRFRYDGIFMERLEELGKMPLPPYIERESTDEDRDMYQTVYSRVDGSVAAPTAGLHFTEELLRKAQEKGVKLAYVTLHVGIGTFRPVKCENIEEHQMHFEEYFVDEDTASVINETIRAGGRIVSVGTTSTRTLESAAFYDEACGRYLVKAGHGSTGIFIYPGYEYKIVDALITNFHLPKSTLIMLVSALYDREKILEAYREAVEKQYRFFSYGDAMLIE; from the coding sequence ATGAGAATAGAAGACTTTGATTATGAGCTGCCGAAGGAGCTGATCGCTCAGACTCCGGAGCAGCAGCGGGATCACTGCCGGCTGATGGTTCTGAACCGCGAGCACGGAACGATCCTTCATCAGCATTTTTACGACATACTGGAGCATCTGAAGCCGACGGACTGTCTCGTCCTGAATGATTCCAGGGTGATCCCGGCTCGCCTGTTCGGACAGAAGGAGGGAACCGGCGCGCACGTCGAGTTCCTGCTGAGCAAAAGGATTGAAGGCGATGTGTGGGAAACACTGGTCCGTCCGGGGCGGCGCCTGAAGCCCGGAGATTCCGTCAGTTTCGGCGAGGGCGGACTGCGGGCGGAAATTCTGGATTACAGCGAAGGAGGAACGAGAAAGGTCCGTTTTCGCTATGACGGGATTTTCATGGAACGTCTGGAGGAACTCGGGAAAATGCCGCTTCCGCCGTACATTGAGAGGGAGAGCACTGATGAGGACCGGGATATGTATCAGACGGTGTACAGCCGGGTGGACGGATCCGTGGCGGCACCTACGGCAGGACTTCACTTTACTGAGGAACTGCTCAGGAAGGCGCAGGAAAAGGGCGTGAAGCTTGCGTATGTGACTCTCCATGTCGGAATCGGAACATTCCGCCCAGTGAAGTGCGAAAACATCGAGGAGCATCAGATGCACTTCGAAGAATATTTTGTGGACGAGGACACTGCCTCCGTAATCAACGAGACGATCCGCGCAGGCGGCCGCATTGTCTCGGTCGGCACCACCTCGACCAGAACGCTGGAAAGCGCGGCCTTCTATGATGAAGCCTGCGGCCGTTATCTGGTGAAGGCGGGGCACGGGAGCACCGGAATTTTCATCTATCCCGGATACGAGTACAAAATCGTGGATGCGCTGATCACGAATTTCCATCTGCCGAAATCCACGCTGATCATGCTGGTTTCCGCGCTGTACGACCGGGAGAAGATTCTGGAGGCGTACCGAGAGGCGGTGGAAAAGCAATATCGTTTTTTCAGCTACGGTGACGCCATGCTGATCGAATAG
- the ruvA gene encoding Holliday junction branch migration protein RuvA, giving the protein MIRFLRGSFHPNPDGTAVIETASGIGFLVSLPANSGLYKNPEGAEVKVYTLMIVREDDMSLYGFESRDELELFRLLITVNGVGAKAGMSIMGILPQMELRRAIAAGDTKAVSAASGVGKKTAERVILDLKDKVGDFGEFSPESAAEGTAVFTSERSEAVNALMALGYSRSEAENAVGKVGAEGLSAEEYIKNALKQM; this is encoded by the coding sequence ATGATACGTTTTCTAAGGGGAAGCTTTCATCCGAATCCGGACGGGACCGCAGTGATCGAAACCGCGTCCGGCATCGGATTTCTGGTCAGCCTTCCCGCGAATTCCGGACTGTATAAGAATCCTGAAGGCGCTGAGGTGAAGGTATATACTCTGATGATCGTCAGAGAGGATGATATGAGTCTGTACGGCTTTGAGAGCAGGGATGAGCTGGAACTTTTCCGCCTCCTGATCACGGTGAACGGCGTGGGCGCCAAGGCAGGGATGTCTATTATGGGGATTCTGCCTCAGATGGAGCTCCGCAGAGCGATTGCGGCCGGGGATACAAAGGCTGTTTCGGCGGCCAGCGGCGTGGGAAAGAAGACCGCGGAACGCGTGATTCTGGATCTGAAGGACAAGGTGGGAGATTTCGGTGAATTCAGTCCGGAGTCTGCCGCGGAGGGCACTGCGGTATTCACCAGTGAACGTTCCGAAGCGGTGAATGCGCTGATGGCCCTGGGATACAGCAGGAGCGAAGCGGAAAACGCGGTAGGAAAGGTTGGAGCAGAGGGACTCAGTGCGGAGGAATATATTAAAAACGCGTTGAAGCAGATGTAA
- the rlmD gene encoding 23S rRNA (uracil(1939)-C(5))-methyltransferase RlmD — MINTMEQHNICRHDELCGGCTYQGTDYEEQLRTKENAVRSLFSSAEITPAQFAPIEGCPGEQRIGYRNKMEYTFGDMVKDGPLCLGMHKIKNFMSIVTVDECQLVHPDFNRILRFTLDFCTNRGYVKYHKKSHLGLLRNLVVRRGVRTGELLVNIVTSSQSEFDEEAWKEGLLALPLDCRIVGVMHTLNDGLADTVACDELRLLYGREYYYEELLGLRFIVHEFAFFQTNVDAVERLYSEALALIPDLEGKTVFDLYCGTGTISQIAARSAARVLGVEIVPESVESARENAALNGLDNCEFVCGDVFAVLDTRQDKPDVIIVDPPRAGMSQEAVTRIASYGVKQILYISCNPKSLVKNLTWFAELGYEAEYVRPYDNFPMTRHVETVVLLSHKAPDSHIHVKVEFGEGKGKVPLDKIAERAEKYKPKETVTYKRIKEYIEDKFGFKVHTAYIAEIKRAYGLPVHDAPNAVEELKQPRKHPTPEKVEAIKDALKHFEVI; from the coding sequence ATGATAAATACTATGGAACAGCATAACATCTGCAGACATGACGAGCTTTGCGGCGGCTGCACCTACCAGGGAACTGACTACGAGGAGCAACTCAGAACAAAGGAAAATGCGGTGCGGTCGCTTTTTTCCTCTGCGGAAATCACTCCCGCGCAGTTCGCTCCCATCGAGGGATGCCCCGGAGAGCAGCGCATCGGCTACCGCAACAAAATGGAGTACACCTTCGGCGACATGGTCAAGGACGGTCCTTTGTGCCTTGGGATGCACAAAATAAAAAACTTCATGTCTATTGTAACGGTGGACGAGTGTCAGCTGGTACATCCCGATTTCAACCGTATTCTGCGGTTCACTCTTGATTTCTGCACTAACCGGGGATACGTGAAATATCACAAAAAATCCCATCTGGGGCTTCTGCGGAATCTTGTTGTTCGTCGCGGCGTGAGAACCGGCGAACTTCTGGTGAACATCGTAACTTCTTCCCAGAGTGAGTTCGATGAGGAAGCCTGGAAGGAGGGACTTCTGGCGCTGCCTCTGGACTGCAGAATCGTCGGCGTCATGCATACGCTGAACGACGGGCTGGCCGATACGGTGGCCTGCGACGAGCTGCGTCTTCTCTACGGACGGGAATATTATTACGAAGAGCTTCTGGGGCTCCGGTTCATCGTCCATGAATTCGCATTCTTCCAGACGAATGTGGATGCCGTGGAGCGCCTTTACAGCGAGGCACTCGCACTGATCCCCGACCTGGAGGGGAAAACCGTTTTCGATCTGTACTGCGGCACCGGTACGATCAGCCAGATTGCCGCCCGGTCCGCCGCCCGGGTTCTGGGCGTCGAAATCGTTCCGGAAAGTGTGGAATCTGCCCGGGAGAACGCAGCCCTGAACGGACTGGATAACTGCGAGTTCGTCTGCGGCGATGTGTTCGCCGTTCTGGACACACGGCAGGACAAGCCGGATGTGATCATCGTCGATCCGCCGCGGGCAGGCATGTCGCAGGAGGCCGTAACCCGCATCGCCTCCTACGGCGTGAAGCAGATCCTTTACATCTCCTGCAACCCCAAAAGCCTGGTGAAAAATCTGACCTGGTTCGCCGAACTGGGATACGAGGCCGAGTACGTCCGGCCATACGACAATTTCCCGATGACGCGACATGTGGAGACGGTAGTACTGCTTTCCCACAAGGCTCCGGACAGTCATATCCACGTAAAAGTGGAGTTTGGCGAGGGAAAAGGCAAGGTGCCACTTGATAAAATAGCAGAACGAGCAGAAAAATATAAACCAAAGGAGACGGTTACATATAAAAGGATAAAAGAGTACATAGAAGATAAATTCGGTTTCAAAGTACATACTGCGTATATAGCGGAAATAAAGAGAGCTTACGGCCTTCCCGTGCATGATGCTCCCAACGCGGTAGAAGAACTGAAACAGCCGAGAAAACATCCGACTCCAGAGAAGGTTGAAGCAATAAAGGATGCATTGAAACATTTTGAGGTGATTTAA
- a CDS encoding PcfB family protein codes for MQDEVNEKVIALYIKGAKITAEVLQRAVRRFLAEMEKDLRKQKQLPHGKQTLKQLMRQNAGVSNIEITGDNIKAFESTAKKYGIDYALKKDVSESPPRYLVFFKGRDSDVLMSAFKEFSAKKLTQEKKPSLTKALAAFKTISRQKNAERAKVKNKDRRIER; via the coding sequence ATGCAGGATGAAGTCAATGAAAAAGTGATCGCCCTGTATATCAAGGGCGCGAAGATCACCGCGGAGGTCTTGCAGAGGGCGGTCAGGCGCTTTCTTGCCGAAATGGAAAAGGATCTGAGAAAGCAGAAACAGCTCCCGCATGGAAAGCAGACCCTAAAACAGCTCATGCGGCAGAACGCCGGTGTCTCCAATATCGAGATCACCGGGGACAATATCAAAGCCTTTGAAAGCACAGCGAAGAAATACGGGATCGACTACGCGCTGAAAAAGGACGTGAGCGAAAGCCCTCCCCGCTACCTGGTGTTCTTCAAGGGACGGGATTCGGACGTCCTCATGTCCGCTTTTAAGGAGTTTTCCGCAAAGAAGCTGACGCAGGAGAAAAAGCCGTCCCTTACAAAAGCACTGGCAGCATTTAAGACGATCTCCCGGCAGAAGAACGCGGAGCGGGCAAAAGTAAAAAACAAGGACAGGAGGATCGAGCGATGA